From a single Seriola aureovittata isolate HTS-2021-v1 ecotype China chromosome 18, ASM2101889v1, whole genome shotgun sequence genomic region:
- the dhx29 gene encoding ATP-dependent RNA helicase DHX29: protein MGGKKKKSAAPVAPAAVAAATGRSGAAAAGNSVAEEAKKQPASNKPAKPAKDNKSKAPKTYSLSNTAQVDTGGVSDKSILKVGIQADLEKKIIRLINDFRQENGDKGPISGRLTNKKLLDLYTALEKFNFKREHIEEAMKSSVLYGGDLHSALDWLCLNLKDEELPEGFTQQMQEESQRSRPRFQPPAHQKPAAPSPKAPNSTRKETTKATEKDEAASMKDWILRYAEQSSDEEEEEDDEGGKKTARNPELDEKFDPNDRYLILTAQLYDAKEMATVAKSKGDKAGQRMAQDRIRIIQQEMKQLESHPMFNPALKVVDVPQKEKKVVPVSEDKEDITFSLFEQAEKEPPAEKVVKKNEPKDIRNFDYTARSWTGKSPKQFLIDWVRKNLPKSPAPAFHKVAAGRYWKCKVRIHRPDDFLEVCPTILTEDSMQAQHLAATLALYNLVKGQSVHQLLPPTYRDVWLEWRDSEQQQQEESRVAANKPRDQFISRLLTRLKQQQNQSQGQGCGPQGQDGLGGAGDEEPEESWENLAGLDIGEGGEEVEDKSEKRGGRKEGAGALEASRELLRKLKKSSLAHKLQAEREQLPVFQHRHRVLEALKRHPVVVVAGETGSGKSTQIPQFLLEELLTGGKAAQPCNIVVTQPRRISATSLACRVSQELGCEDGPGSKSSLCGYQIRMENQSGEWTRLLYCTTGVLLRKLQHDRHLSSLTHIIVDEVHERSVQSDFLLTILKDVVMRRSDLQLILMSATVDCDKFSNYFNRCPVITIPGRTFPVEVFHLEDIVEQTGYILEKDSEYSQKILEEEEEVSISVTQKGGKTSQHQEVILRDSSSGWDLGPDLDHFSSRTRQVLQYMNPNKINMDLLVDLIDYLDKSPQFADLDGAVLVFLPGLAHIQQLYDLLSSDKRFRDKHRYRIAALHSTLSSKDQAAAFTVPPAGVRKIVLSTNIAETGVTIPDVVFVIDTGKTKENKYHESSQMSSLVETFVSKASALQRQGRAGRVRNGFCFRLYPKFRFDAFMDYSIPEILRVPLEELCLHIMKCQYGSPEDFLSRALDAPQPQSVSNAINLLRKIGACHPSDHILTPLGHHLASLPVNVKIGKMLIYGAILGCLEPIATIAAAITEKSPFSTPMNRKDEANLAKAALALANSDHLTIYNAYLGWKNSQTEGQRVEMSYCRKHFLNRTALITIEDVKHELMKMMEQAGFWSSRSSSHSKLQTPSLSKQRISVLNAVLAAGLYDSVARVLCTPSVDVLERVACTVETPQGKAQVHPSSVNRNLQTHGWLLYQEKVKYTKIYLRDTTLISPFPMLLFGGDIDIQHRERLITLDSWIHFQAPVRIGVIFKHLRKLMDSLLEKKLENPRMNLEGERTIQMILDLIKSEHAA from the exons ATGggtggaaagaagaagaaatcggCCGCTCCGGTGGCCCcggcagcagtagcagcagcaacgGGCAGGAGTGGTGCCGCTGCAGCGGGGAACAGCGTGGCGGAGGAAGCGAAGAAGCAGCCAGCCAGCAACAAGCCGGCTAAACCAGCGAAAGATAACAAGTCAAAAG CTCCGAAGACCTACAGTCTTTCCAACACTGCCCAGGTCGACACAGGGGGTGTCTCAGACAAGTCCATTCTTAAA GTTGGTATCCAAGCTGACCTGGAGAAGAAGATCATCAGGCTGATCAATGACTTCAGACAGGAAAATGGGGACAAAGGGCCCATATCAGGCAGACTTACAAACAAGAAACTGCTG GACCTGTACACAGCTCTGGAAAAGTTCAACTTTAAGAGAGAACACATTGAGGAAGCGATGAAGAGCAGCGTGCTCTACGGAGGGGATCTGCACTCTGCTCTTGACTGGCTCTGCCTCAACCTTAAAGATG AGGAGTTGCCAGAAGGTTTTACCCAGCAGATGCAGGAGGAGAGTCAGAGGAGCAGGCCCAGGTTCCAGCCTCCGGCTCACCAGAAACCTGCCGCCCCGAGCCCCAAAGCACCCAACAGCACCCGCAAAGAGACCACCAAG GCCACAGAGAAGGATGAAGCTGCAAGCATGAAGGACTGGATCCTGAGGtatgcagagcagagcagtgatgaagaggaggaggaggacgatgaaGGAGGGAAGAAGACTGCACGCAATCCTGAACTGGATGAAAAGTTTGACCca AATGACCGGTATTTGATCCTCACTGCTCAACTGTATGACGCTAAAGAAATGGCAACTGTTGCCAAGTCCAAAGGAGACAAGGCTGGTCAGAGGATGGCACAGGACAGGATACGCATCATAcagcaag AAATGAAGCAGCTGGAGTCTCACCCCATGTTCAACCCAGCTCTAAAAGTGGTGGACGTACCtcagaaggaaaagaaagtaGTTCCTGTCAGTGAGGACAAAGAGGACATCACCTTCAGTTTATTTGAGCAAGCTGAAAAGGAACCTCCTGCTGAGAAAG TTGTGAAAAAGAACGAGCCGAAGGACATTCGTAATTTTGACTACACAGCTCGCAGCTGGACCGGGAAGTCTCCCAAACAGTTCCTCATCGACTGGGTCCGAAAGAACCTGCCCAAGAGTCCGGCACCGGCTTTTCACAAGGTTGCTGCTGGTAGATATTGGAAATgcaa GGTGCGTATTCATAGGCCAGATGATTTTCTGGAGGTTTGCCCCACCATCCTGACTGAGGACAGCATGCAGGCTCAACATCTGGCAGCCACACTGGCGCTCTACAACCTGGTTAAAGGACAG TCAGTGCACCAGCTCCTTCCTCCAACCTACAGAGATGTGTGGTTGGAGTGGAGAGACAGcgagcagcagcaacaggaagagAGTCGCGTTGCTGCCAACAAACCTCGAGACCAGTTCATCTCCCGGCTCCTGACCAgactcaaacagcagcagaaccagagcCAAGGGCAGGGGTGTGGACCCCAAGGCCAGGATGGTCTGGGCGGGGCTGGGGACGAAGAGCCTGAAGAGTCCTGGGAGAACCTGGCTGGTCTTGATAttggggagggaggagaggaagtggaggacaagagtgagaaaagaggagggaggaaggaaggtgCAGGAGCACTCGAGGCGTCCAGGGAGCTCTTAAGAAAGCTGAAGAAGTCCTCACTTGCCCACAAACTGCAG GCAGAGCGAGAGCAGCTTCCTGTCTTCCAACACCGGCATCGTGTCCTGGAGGCTCTGAAGCGCCAccctgtggtggtggtggcgggtGAGACGGGCAGCGGGAAGAGTACTCAGATTCCCCAGTTcctgctggaggagctgttgACCGGGGGCAAAGCGGCACAGCCCTGCAACATCGTGGTGACCCAGCCCCGCAGGATATCTGCCACGAGCCTGGCCTGCAGAGTCAGTCAGGAGCTTGGATGTGAGGATGGACCCGGATCGAAG TCGTCGCTGTGCGGATACCAGATCCGGATGGAGAATCAGTCTGGGGAGTGGACCCGTCTGCTGTACTGCACCACTGGAGTTCTGCTCAGGAAACTGCAGCATGACAGACACCTCAGCTCCCTGACGCACATCATCGTAGACGAG GTCCACGAGCGCAGTGTCCAGTCAGACTTCCTGCTAACCATCCTGAAAGACGTGGTTATGAGGAGATCGGACCTGCAGCTGATCCTCATGAGCGCCACCGTGGACTGTGACAAGTTCTCCAACTACTTCAACCGCTGCCCAGTGATCACCATCCCTGGCAGGACTTTCCCAgtggag gtgtttcACTTAGAGGACATCGTGGAGCAGACGGGGTACATCCTGGAAAAGGACTCGGAGTACAGCCAGAAAATccttgaagaagaagaagaagtcagcATCTCTGTCACCCAAAAAGGCGGCAAGACATCACAACACCAG GAGGTGATATTGAGGGACTCCTCCTCAGGCTGGGACCTGGGTCCTGACCTCGACCACTTCAGTAGCAGGACCCGGCAGGTGCTGCAGTACATGAACCCTAATAAGATCAACATGGATTTGCTGGTTGACCTTATAGACTACCTAG ACAAATCCCCACAATTTGCAGATTTGGATGGAGCCGTTCTCGTATTCCTCCCAGGTCTGGCTCACATCCAGCAGCTGTACGACCTGCTCTCCTCAGACAAGAGGTTCAGGGACAAACACAG GTACAGGATTGCTGCTCTCCACTCCACTCTTTCATCAAAGGACCAGGCTGCTGCCTTCACAGTGCCCCCTGCTGGAGTTAGGAAG ATTGTGTTGTCGACTAACATTGCTGAGACGGGTGTGACCATTcctgatgttgtgtttgtcatCGACACTGGGAAGACCAAAGAAAATAA GTACCATGAGAGCAGCCAGATGAGTTCTCTGGTGGAAACTTTTGTTTCCAAAGCCAGCGCCCTCCAGAGGCAGGGGAGAGCGGGACGTGTCCGAAACGGCTTCTGCTTCAGGCTCTACCCGAAATTCAG GTTCGATGCGTTCATGGATTACTCCATACCAGAGATACTGCGCGTCCCACTGGAGGAGCTCTGTCTTCATATTATG AAATGTCAGTACGGCTCCCCGGAGGACTTCCTGAGCCGGGCCCTGGATGCTCCTCAGCCCCAGTCAGTCAGTAACGCCATCAACCTGCTGAGGAAGATTGGTGCGTGTCACCCCAGCGATCACATCCTCACCCCTCTGGGACACCACCTGGCGAGTCTGCCCGTCAACGTGAAGATCGGCAAGATGCTGATCTATGGAGCCATCCTCGGCTGCCTGGAGCCTATA GCAACGATCGCAGCAGCCATCACTGAGAAGTCTCCTTTCTCCACACCGATGAACAGAAAGGATGAAGCTAACCTGGCCAAAGCTGCACTGGCATTGGCCAACTCTGATCACCTGACCATATACAATGCATATTTGGG GTGGAAGAACTCACAGACGGAGGGACAGAGAGTAGAGATGTCCTACTGTAGGAAACACTTCCTCAATCGAACAGCTCTCATCACAATAGAG GATGTGAAGCACgagctgatgaagatgatggagcAGGCAGGTTTCTGGTCGTCTCGCTCCTCATCTCACTCCAAGCTGCAGACACCGTCGCTGTCCAAGCAGCGGATCTCGGTCCTGAACGCAGTACTGGCGGCAGGGCTCTACGACAGCGTGGCGCGGGTCTTGTGCACCCCCTCCGTGGACGTGCTCGAGCGGGTGGCCTGCACAGTGGAGACCCCTCAGGGCAAGGCGCAGGTCCATCCCTCATCAGTTAACCGCAACCTGCAGACACACGGCTGGCTGCTGTACCAGGAGAAG GTGAAATACACTAAGATCTACCTGCGGGACACCACTCTGATATCTCCTTTCCCCATGCTGCTGTTTGGAGGCGACATTGACattcagcacagagagaggCTCATCACGCTAGACAGTTGGATACACTTTCAG GCTCCTGTACGGATTGGTGTGATCTTCAAACACCTGAGGAAGCTGATGGACTCTTTGCTTGAAAAGAAGCTTGAGAATCCCAGGATGAATCTGGAAG GTGAGAGGACCATCCAGATGATTCTGGATCTGATCAAATCAGAACATGCTGCGTGA